The sequence GAGGCGTTCGGCGACGCTGCCGACGGGGGCCCCGGCAGTGTCGACCGCGTCGTTCGCGGTCGAGTCGGCGTCGGTCACGGCGCTTCGGCTTCGACCTCGTTGTCGTCGGCCTCGGCGTCCTGGGGTTGCTGGGCCTGCTCGATCAGGTCCTCGAGGGGCATATCGGTCAGCCGGTTGTTGAGCAGGACGTCGATCGGCAGCGTCGGCGCGCCGTCGACTAAGTTCTCGAGGAGGACGAGCCGTTCCCGGGCCCGGGACATGCCGACGTAGAAGACGCGTCGTTCGTTGTCGGTCAGGACGGGAACCGGCGACGTGTTCTTGGTGAACTCCTCGCAGCCGGGGACGTCCTCGGGGTCGTCGACGGTCGCGACCATCTGCTCGACGACCTTCTCGGTGAGGTCGGTGCCGACGATGACGTGGTCGGCCTCGCGACCCTTCGCGGAGTGGATGGTGCCGACGCGGACGCGGTCGGTCTCCATCCTGAGGTACTCGCCAATCGCGAAGTACGACCGGACGCTCTTCTTCTGGAAGTTGGTGACCTTCCGAACCATGTCGGCCGCCGAGGCGGGACCGGGCATGAACGGCACGTGGTCCGCGACGACGTCGGCGGGGATCATGAGCTCCGCTAAGTCGTCGATGCCGGCCTCCTCCTGGCGGTCGTCGATGGTGTCGAAGAGGTCGTCGCGCTCGTTGGTTCCGAACGCCGACTCCTGGAGCATGTCGGCGAGCCGCCGAGCCTGCAGGCCAGTGACGTCCCTGCCTTCGTCGATGGCTTCGACGGCGCGGACGTACTGGGTGAGTCGGTCGGTCCACATCCGCTGGTCGGTCAGCGACGTGAACGGCACGCCCTCGGTGATGAACTCGTCGATGAACTGGAACATCTGGTAGCGCGCCCGGAACAGGATCATGACGGTGCCGTCGGTCTGGTCGAGCGTCCGCCGGACGTTCCGGACGACGTCGAGCATCGACGCGTTCGCTCGCGCCTCGACGGCCCCGCCCTCCTTGCGGGGCTTTAGGTCCTTGTCCTGGCGGGTCTCGATGTGGCGAATCTCCTTGTTGACTGCGTTGAGGACGTTCGAGGGGAGTCGGTAGGAGTTAGGGAGAATGACGTCCTCGTCGACCTGCTCGTCGAGCAAGAGCGCAGGGTCGGCGCCCTGCCAGGAGTAGACGACCTGGTCGTCGTCGCCGGCGATCAGCACCTGCCGCATGTGGGGTTTCCACTCCTCGTAGACGTCGTACTGCAGCGTGGTGATGTCCTGGAACTCGTCGATCACCAGGAAGTCGACGCTCGGAAGCAGGGAGCGCTGTGCGACCCGCTCGAGCATATCTGCGAAGCCGATCTTGCCCTCCTCGCCCTTGTAGGAGCGCCAGGCGCGGATCGCCTCGGGGACGTCGATCCGGTCGTCGTCGCTGGGCCAGGTCGGGGTGTACTTGTTGCCCTCCTGGGCGTTGGGATCGATTTCGGGCGGCAGTCGCACTTCTTCGTCGTTCCACTGGAAGGGGACGTCGTACCAGTCAGTGACGTCCCGTCGGGTCCGCTGGAGCCACTGGCTGGTCGCGATGACCTTGTTTCCGATCGTCGTCGACCGGGCGGTTCGGCGACCGGCGCCCGAGTACTCGTCCTCGTACTCGATGCCGTACTCCTCGCAGAACTCTTCCTTGTCGGACTCGCCGATGACGTCGCTTCGAGAGAGGTCCAGCAGTTCGTAGGCCTTCGCGTGCATCGTACAGACGTTGCCCTGCAGTGCGCGGGGGCTCTCGCCGAGTCGCTCGGCCAGTCGCTCGCGAACCTCCTGTGCTGCCGCTCGCGTGTACGAGACGACGAGGATATCCCGGAAGGTTACACCCTCCTCTTCGAGGATCTCTTCGACGTGGTCGAGCAGGGCAGTAGTCTTCCCGCTGCCCGGACCACCGAACAACCGGGTCACCTTCGTCTCCGTGGTAGCCATTATCCCTGTTCAGGGTCGCAATACCCATAAGTCACGTGGGTTTTCGTCGGCAAAAATCGACGGCCGTTCGACGACGGAAACGGATCGATACCGACGGTTAGGGGTTCCGCGGAGAGCGGGCGGTTCGCACGTCGGCCCCGTCGCGGATCTTGTCCTGACAGTCGGGACAGACCCGCGGATCGTCGACGTCACGCGGCGTGAACACGCGTGCGTAGGCATCCGTTACGAACGCGCCGCAGTTCTGGCATTCCGGCATTGTTCTCAGCGAACTATAGGGTAACCATACGTTATAGTTGTATCGCATATTATGCGTTGAAATTACGGACAGACAGATGCCTAATTCTCCGTCTTCGAGTCGGCGAACGCTGCTCCGTTCGGTTCGGCGGACGCGAAAAAACGAGCGACGCGGAGTCGCGTTACGGCGTCGGTTCCCACCCGCAGACGGTACAGGCCGTAGCGGCCGTGTCGTGCAGGCCGCCACACTCGGGGCACTGCTTCTTGTTATACTCCTGCTCCCACCCGACTCGTTCTACGGTGTGACCGCGGTCCGAGAGGAATTGGTCGATGACGTCGTCACCGCCGTCATTGGGTGAGGTTGCCATAAGTGTGTCAATGGCTGCCACAGTATTAAACGATTGGGTTGGCCCCCACATCTGCCTCGAACGCCGAACACCATTGGCGACCCGATGACGGGGTCGCCCCTCCGGTCGACTCGAGCGGTGTTCCAGCGTCGCCGGCACGACCCGCGGACTTTTCTCGGTCTCGGCCCAACTAGCTCCCATGAGCGACCTGCGCCTCGATGCGACCCAACTCGATCGCTACTCGAGACACGTCAT comes from Haloterrigena salifodinae and encodes:
- a CDS encoding DUF7563 family protein, with translation MPECQNCGAFVTDAYARVFTPRDVDDPRVCPDCQDKIRDGADVRTARSPRNP
- a CDS encoding UvrD-helicase domain-containing protein; amino-acid sequence: MATTETKVTRLFGGPGSGKTTALLDHVEEILEEEGVTFRDILVVSYTRAAAQEVRERLAERLGESPRALQGNVCTMHAKAYELLDLSRSDVIGESDKEEFCEEYGIEYEDEYSGAGRRTARSTTIGNKVIATSQWLQRTRRDVTDWYDVPFQWNDEEVRLPPEIDPNAQEGNKYTPTWPSDDDRIDVPEAIRAWRSYKGEEGKIGFADMLERVAQRSLLPSVDFLVIDEFQDITTLQYDVYEEWKPHMRQVLIAGDDDQVVYSWQGADPALLLDEQVDEDVILPNSYRLPSNVLNAVNKEIRHIETRQDKDLKPRKEGGAVEARANASMLDVVRNVRRTLDQTDGTVMILFRARYQMFQFIDEFITEGVPFTSLTDQRMWTDRLTQYVRAVEAIDEGRDVTGLQARRLADMLQESAFGTNERDDLFDTIDDRQEEAGIDDLAELMIPADVVADHVPFMPGPASAADMVRKVTNFQKKSVRSYFAIGEYLRMETDRVRVGTIHSAKGREADHVIVGTDLTEKVVEQMVATVDDPEDVPGCEEFTKNTSPVPVLTDNERRVFYVGMSRARERLVLLENLVDGAPTLPIDVLLNNRLTDMPLEDLIEQAQQPQDAEADDNEVEAEAP
- a CDS encoding HVO_0416 family zinc finger protein, producing MATSPNDGGDDVIDQFLSDRGHTVERVGWEQEYNKKQCPECGGLHDTAATACTVCGWEPTP